From the Telopea speciosissima isolate NSW1024214 ecotype Mountain lineage chromosome 9, Tspe_v1, whole genome shotgun sequence genome, the window CTGCATCGGTTGGACCGCCGGACCAGGAAAGTGACTCGCCGGGAAGTACTGCCATGTAGTGTTGTCCATGTACCCAGTTTGCCGCGAAACCGGCTGATCACCTGTCTCCCTGAAACCATCGATTTGGCTCTCCTTCGAATCGCTCACATGATTAGGGTCCTCTAATTTCGTTTTGACCGGTGGAAGATCAGAGATCGACGGAACGCAGGGCTGCGAAGAGGTTGATCCATAGGCCGGCGAACCAGGATCGGAAAAGGATACGTTTTCGGTCAAAGTGGGCCTGGTTTTCGGTTTGGGCTCGTCTGAATTATCGAAGCCGAAGAGATAATCGGGGACTTCGGAGACAACAGAGGAAACTTCGGAGCGACCACGCTCCAAGGAAGGCGTTGCTGAAACGCCTCCACCACCATTGAGCGCGTCGAAGAACCAGTGCTCGCGCACGCGCTTAGATTGACCGTCGATGATGGAACTAATGCTGCTGGCGCTGGAAACGGAGCCGTTGACGGGGAAAAGGAAGAGGCGTAGACGAGCGGTCTTTGAATTAGAGCCTTGGGTGAGGCGGTCGTACTCTTCCATCATGTTCTCGACGTCATCGTCGGTGGAGACGGTGATCAAGGCGTCGAGCTCTTCGTTGGGGAGTTGGTATTTGATGGTGATTTCGTTGGAGCCGGAGAGCTTGGACAGCTTTGAGAGGAGGGCTGAGGACCTGGTGGTACGGTGAACTGCTACGATACGTGTGTCGCCTCCGACGTATCGGAGCTGGTTGTCGTGGGGGCGAGGGAGGATCCGACCGCCGAAACTGCACATGAACCTGACATGTGGATGCAGCTCGTCATGTTGTTTATGTTGCGAAGGCGGCAGCTGGTCCGATCGCGGGGATGAAGTCACGGAGTCTGCTGCGCCGGAATCAAGCTCGGCTGGGTGGTGTGACGTCATCTCAGGCTGCCGCCGGTTCCTGCCACGCACGCACGCACAGAGAGACGATGGTGAAGACAGATACACGGGAGACGCGAGCGAGGGACAGAACGACATACAAAGATCAGTTGGTAGGACTACTTTTTCGTGGCTAATGATTCGGTGATTGATGGAACATACCCTAGCGGTCCACACCCTATGCGTGGCTCCAAATTGACTGGTCGTGGCTTAAGCCGTGAGTGATGGGTGTACGTGATAATTGTCTCTCACCTACTGTGGAGTGCGAATCCATCCACCGGGCTCTTAGAAATTGAGTCTATGTTTGGACGTCAGGAaactggaagaaaaaaaaaaaaccataataagAGAATTAATTTATATGGCTATCTCATCttaaattcaaaaattttatttatttaattattgacatccaaacataccCTAAGTTGAATGATACTAATACGGCGTACCAGCATATATGCCTCCGGTTATACTATTTTACAGAAAATTATTTCCTCCAGTTCCTTGCTCGgtcagttccccagttcctttAATAGGGGGGTGGTGGACTCCACCCAAGCAAgggtagggtagtcatttcaGACctccttgttagaggaactgaggAATTGGACTAGCAAGAATttgaggagataaagatccctaTTTTACTCGATTCTTTTTAGCACTTTGCTAGAAACCCTTTGATGGTTGCCAAGTGGCTAAATCATAAACGTGATGATGAAATCATACTGTGCATTAAATTACCTTTTTGGTGTCACAAGATTAACTACAGCATGAGGGTATTTATGTCAGACTTGATAGTTCAACCCGATAATACCTGCCGGCCCACGATCATTTTCATTTGTCGACAAAACGTCAAACAAATTCATATTGTCaagtaattaaaaaataataataaaacgttaaacaattcatattgtcaagtaattaaaacataataataaaaggCAAACAAAAAACCCTTATCTATTGTGGGTTAATCTTGGTATAATTACGTGGTTACAAAGAGTTTGCACCAtgaatcatatttttttttgtggtaaaactGTGTAGCATTTAGCAGACAATAATATTATGGGAAGCAATTTTCAGTCTAAGAGTGTGGCCTACTATGCGTCTACGCTAGTACTGTCCTATTCAAAAACTTAAAAGCAGAAGTATCTTTTTATGTGAGGAGGATAGAGATAATATGCGAACACCCCCCGTACaagttttttttccctaatattATAGAAaagattctaccaaaaaatattaTAGAAAAGACGAGGCATCATTGTCACTTGACATGAAGCTGATGTAAGTCTAAATCGTTCGGATCAATAATAACGGTTGAGTTTCGATTTAGATATTTTAGAAATttatataaattaaaatttattagATCGACTAATTGAACCAATATAGATGAAAAttgaacaataaaaaaatagacaagttttgaaaaaactaattaaaaaatcaaaactaaattgGCCTGAAAACCATTAGCAAAACCATAAGAAATtgttaggctatgtttggatgtagAAAAAACATAACGagatcaaaaaaatatatgatgaTACAACGATTGATTTATGTGCCGTATCTGTTTCTTCaaattctttctctttttttttgaatttttttttctttattgttcttttcttgacatccaaacaaaGCCTTAGGAAAACCAATCGAAAATTGGAACTGAACTGGATCAAAACTGACCAATACTAAATTTCACCTTAACAGTTCGACTTTAATGTGGCTCATCACATGTTAAAACCGATTCAGCCTTGTCGAAACcaaaccgaccgattgacacaTTCGTCTAACAAACTTATTTATGTTACATGGAGAAGTGATGTGGTCATTCCAACCATTGGAAGGGCAGTGTGGTGTATTTCCATATTTGTCCATGGTACTTCAAGTACTTTTGTGCATTCTCTCATACTCTTGTTTTTTCCAACTCGCATAAGTAACCATTTCAATATAAACAGCGATTAAAATTAGGAATTAGGGATCAGGATTTGGATTAGAAATCAGCTTTAAAAACCCTGTTCATCGGCCAATTCCGATTCCAATCAATCTTAAGAACCAGAAGATGGAAGGTAGAGTCTTCTCTCTTAGTTTAATTAAGAGATTGCAGAGGCCAGGCTGTGAAAATCTGAAGATTGAAGTGGACAGATATTATCACTAATTTCTATATTAATTTACTCAACATGACACCCTAATATGTCTTTTCAATAATTGATTACCATTCTTGAACCTCCAATCGGAGTTGGATACAGTTCAGAGAACGAAGGGGGAGAGATGAAAGGAAGTGGAACAAAGGAACAACACCGGCGGCGGCGCAAATTAGGAGAAATAtcttttgtttgaaaatgaaaGGCTGCAGTCACACTCCAAGTATTTGGAATTTTCGAAGAATCTTACGGAATGATATGGTTTATCTTTGCTTTACTTCTTGACCAGAGATTGAGAGAAAGGCAGAAACAAAGGATAAGCAAGGAATCAAAGAATATTCAAATCCGAAATCTACTTCGATTCGAGGAAAATTGATGACGAAATTCCCGATTTCTTAAGCTGTCTCACCGTAATTTATTCTCATATTAGGCAAATTAGGATCCACGAAAGCACCAAATAATGGAAGTTAGAACTAAGTAAATGAACTCGAAATTCTAACAGAGAATCGAAGAAGAATAAATGGATAAAAATCAGCAATTCAGCAAAATTTAGAATCTGTCTATCAGAACATCATGAGAAAGCAAAGCTTGAGACTTACGTGTTTCTGTGTTCGCCTCTGCTTAATGCGCAGATTTTCTTTCGATctgtcttcttttgtttcttgttgaGGAAGAAAAGACTAAAAAGATTAACgtagagagggaaagagatgaCAGAAGAAAATTGGAGTTTCAGGAGTGGATTAGGGAACGTTTTTATATCTTTTTGGGGGGCGACAGTGAGGGAATTCAAGAAGGTCTTGGGAATTTGAAGAACTTGGGAATGGCCGGCTGGGCTTGGGCCGTGGGCCCGGGGCTGTAGGAGAGACGGTGGGATTTGTGGGGTAGATGATTGATCTGTCGTTGTGATATGGTGATGTCACAGTTGTGGATTGGGGACAAGAGATGGGTCCCACactttgttgttttttgttttttgtttttcccgtATACAGGCGACGTAGCCTTGCCAGTTGTTCAATGTCGTGCTAAGCTTGCACAGGGATTTAGTTCTCCGTATCGGTTCCTGCATCGGTCGCCATCAATGCTGATATGGATCGGCTATATCGGATTTGATCATACAATTTAGTCTTTTCTATTTCAACACCATTGATACAGTATCAGTTTGATGTTGATATCAATTGTTGCTGTTGGAAAGCTTCTAGATGACGTGTGCAACCTGCACAAGTGGAAAAGACACAGAAGAGACCCGGAGCAAACTCCAAGGGTGATTTTCTGATACCTAAGTCAGTCCGGTGCACATATGAATTGTCAGAAAAGAGGTACGGAGAGAGCAATAGGTCCAAAAGTCCCTTTACCTGGGTCCCCCATTGGGTTATTTATACTCGCAACAATTTCTCCTTTCCACTATTGATCGACTAATTCCAAGACTTTTCCTTATATACGATCATCTTCCTTTAGTTTAGTTGCTACCCTATGGTCGAGTGCTTTGTTTTGCTAGTTACACGCAAGCTCTTTCTTCATTGTTTCTCCTGGTTGCCATCTTTTCTTTTGCGCTTGCTTATGGCAGGCCCTTACTGAGGGGTGGGTTGAAAACATTGGATCGACTGACCCTTTCATCGTCGGTTCATTCACTTGGTTATTGAGGGGGTTGAGGGTTTCATCCTTCCCTGCTGTCGGCACGTGGCAGTCATGGGATGGATCCCTGGCCTCTCCTAGTTTCCGAGGTGTGTCCCTTAGTGGTGAGTGGATTCCACTATGATGCGACAGTTACTTCTATCATTGGCTGGCTATTTTCGAACGTATCATCAATCATGATCAATACCAATATGAATCAGCCAATACAACCAATCTGATAGCAAGAAACCATGAACTTTCCTACTTCAATTATGTGCAAGGCAACCaaggagagggaaaaaaattaaaagcttGAATGAATCCTTCTCATATGGGTGGTGTTCTTACTTTGAAGTATGGTTTAAAAAATCCGGATATGATCGGTCATATCGAGTGATCTGTATCAGCCAACACCAATCCTTATACTAGGCCGATCCTATATCGATGGAACGGTACAGGCCAAGAATAAAACTGTCAACAAACGCCTAATTTTTGTGGAAAATCAGATATAAAATCATCCGTTACGCCGATTTGTACTGATCCTTATCAACATTGTATCAGTTTTTAGGATGGGCCATTCTCGATTTGATACCATACACTAAATCACGTGCTAAGAGAATATGTTCAATACTCGAATTTGAATATTTTGTGAGAAATGCTTTGGAGAATATACCATTCAACATTGTCTCTCTTTCCAAAGATAGTGGCACTCTGCTTTTCGATCTTGCTCTTTACCGTAGTACCGTGGGTGCCTTTCAATATTTGATTTTAGCACAGCCTGGCATTGTTTTCTCTATTAATCAGGTTTGCCAGTTTATGCACTCCCCTACTGTTGATCACAGGACTGCTATCAAACGCATGGTTCTCTATCTAAAGCACACGCTTACGCTTGGTCTTTATCTTCGCTTTTCATCTGATCTAACCTTGTGTGCTTACACAAATGCGGACTGGGCTGGGTACCCTGATGACCGGCGCTCCACAAGTGGCTATTGCGTCTTCCTAGGGCCAAACCTCATCTCCTGGAGTTCCAAAAAGCAACCTATTGTTGCTCGCTCTAGTACGAAGGCTGAGTCCAAAGGTCTTGCCAATACGATCACAGAATTGATTTTGCTTCATCAATTACTCACTGCACTTGGGCCGTCCAATTGTATCCCTACCATCTATTGTGACAACACTGGTGCAAATTATCTGGCTTCCAATCCTATTTTTCATTcacgtaccaagcatgtggccATCGATTCCACTTTGTCCGTGAATAAGTTGTCACACACCAGTTCAAGATTTAGCATATTCCAACTCGAGATCAACTCGCTGATATTATGACCAAGGGTCTTTCTGGTCCTGCTTTGTCAATCTCTGTGCCAAACTCACTATTTGCAACCGGccactaggggtgtcaattctaggcccggCCCGACAGACCCGATCGAGCCCACCTGGCTTAAGCCCGACCCGGCCCTAcccgattactaaacatgttgggcttaagcccgacatgtCTAGTAATCGAACGATCCCGATTTGGGGTCCTAGTCCATCGGGCGTCTGACCGAACAGACCGATTCtaggcccgacctagcccgaccctttaacatTTGTaggccatatatatatatatatatatggtacctTCCATTCCCTTTGGACACCACATATATTTAGGCAAAAATAAAcatttctcctttgttttttgaaaTGTGTCTTGTAACGAAGAGAGAGTAGACATTATCATCTTTAAAAATACTCTTAGAAAACCCACAGGTTTCATAAACCATAGAAAACAAACGTGATTTAGAAGTGGTTTTGGGTGTTGGAAGTGTTGATGGTGATCGGAagtggttttgggttttggaagtGTTGATGGGGAATCGCATCTGCATATGAACTGTTCTTGCTTCAACCCTTCACCATAAAAATAAGATGGTCATTAAGAGGACAAGTTACCGATGTCTAAGACCACCATGTGTACATGTAGTTGTTAGTTGTTACTAGTGATGGAACGATCGCCAAAAGAGTGAGACTGGGTTGTCATTAGACCAAAATGGAGCCGTGTGGATATAGCTATTGAGACACAAAAGGATCGAAATCACAGCTTGGGTGGAGTCACGAATCCTAGATTTGGAACGAAATCCAGCGTCACACTACTCGGAAATGGCTGCACCGTTTAAAGTCTGTTTATATTTAAACAGGGCCATAACCCAGTTTTGCACCAGTTAAGGCCCGATTATATTACCCAATTATAGCCCGAAGTCCAACCTAACCCGACCGAGCCCTACCAGGCCTAGCCCGAATAATTAAATGGTTGGTCACGGTGCAGGCTTTAAGCACCGTGAGGCCCGACCTGTAACTCATTGTAACTCATTGTACTCATTCTATAAATTAACACGTAACACCTCACTCACAcaaggtaggggtgtcaatgggtcggttcGGTCCAGTTTCGGTTCAGGTTTTTCGATTTCGGTGTGAGTTTTatagaaactgaaattgaaccattaagaaatgttcggtttcggtgcgatttcgatttcggtgcggtttggtttcgtgttggtttcggtttatgataacgggttgatatcggtttggattcggttcggtACTAGTTTTATATAACTAATTAACTAGTAAGGTTCGGTTAGTATTATTATATTCCAAATGCAAAAACTAGGTATAGAGATTCCTAATTCATATCTAACTAGTAAATGCATTTAAACACAAGTTCTTACAGGGGTTGGTTCAATATTAAACCATAAACGAATATAGGAAACTAGTGCAATGGATGCTCTATAGTAATTATTACAGAAGCAAGTTTCGTGGCATTAAACCATGATCGCATATAGGATGAGAGAACatccataaaatttatttgatCTCAACAGGTCTAAATGCTTTTAAAACTGATATAGATAGGTACATAAatccataaaatttatttgatCTCAGCATTTTATCGAGTtgggtcggttcggtttgggttcgggtcACCGGTGCACCGTCAGACTAGCCCGAACTGAGCCAAAACCGACTGCTCTCTGGATCTACAAATCGAATCCGAACCAATAAGAAATCGGTTCAATGTGGTCTGAACCGATTCAGGCCGCTTTTATCGGTTcaggttgggtattgacacccctaacacAAGGTGAGAAGGATCAATTCAAACACTTAGCTTTTGCATATCTAAGGTTATTTTCAACTTTGCAATATATCTCATGTTCTCGTGTGAAATGGCATCTATCACagtatatgagagagagagagagagagagagagagagagagagagagagtgtgtgtgtacaacttttttccattattttttaataaaaaatcataattGAAAAATCAGGCTTAGGCTCATCCTTTTCAAAACCTGGTGAGTTTGGTAAGTCAAATCTAATCAAGgcaagtcatttttttttatttttttttaatattttcattGTTCTCAAGtgagaacaaaaaaatggaCTAATGTTGAATACACTAAAcaaaaattttagggttttatttatttataaatcaAACTTATGGTCTATGAATAGTATATGACCCCCCATAGAAAACAAGTAGATTAATTGAATTTCACATGACTTGAGCAAAAGTCAATAAAAATTCGAACTAACTCAAACCTAATTTGGTAATTTCTTAAACCTGAACGAATCTTCATgactcttgagtcttgactaGACTCATATAATTGTCATGTATGTAAAGATGACACTTATTGTAATTAAATAGGGTTGTATTTAAAACCCACACGATAGCGATTTGGGCTTTTAATGTTTTGtgcttttttgttctttcacCAGCTCTTGCTTTGCGTTTTGGGCACCTAAAGTCTAAACTCGTATTTTGCTAcaaattaacttaaaagtatatCTTAATAAATTTCATAAAGAGTTGTCTTTAAAACCCACAAGATAAGAAATTCCTTCCCGGGCTCACCAAATTGTCATATATGAAGAGATATTTTATAATTCCAACAATTGGATAGACGAATATCTAAGTTTGGATTAgttatgttaatttttgttttttattgatAGTCACATATTAAATTCAAAGCTTAATTCATCAAATTACGTGCATTCTTTACATTCAAATacaatggagaagaaatgatCGCCTCACCCCtcatgaaagatgaaaatttcACCCCAAGATATCAGCGTACGCTCTCATTGACTGCCATACGCACGTAACCCCTGCGTTCCCCCAAAAAAAGTCAACAAATGATGAGTTATATGATTGAAAATCGACAGACCATAAAATGGATGGCCCAGTGCATACCACAGCATTACCTATTTTTAAATTAACTTTAGAGGATTGGAACTGAGGTCTGAAATTTATGGAAGAATTTATAAAAGATTTGAAAATAGATGGTCGGCTGCAAATGGAACAAACAAACAAGAGGGTGAAAGTACGATTTAATAtataaaatagactcaaaacaaatCAGATCACCATAGAATAAGTGGATAGTGCTACTCTGGTCAATCAGTATTCTCAGTCCTTGGCAAGTATGTTAACAACTTTCATGAAGCTTTGTTAAGAATAATCTTATATTGGTTAAGTTTCGACCATTGGGTGTCTTTATTGATAAATCTTGTGAGGACTTTTTCAATTCTATTACAATTGATAGAAATATATACTAAAGAGTACGATCCGGCTCCTCTTCAGGGAGCTCAGCACCCAGGTAGTGCCTAGGAGGGCATCCAAGGGCTGGGCATTGTCGCACACATCCCGGTGTAGGTGTCCGATCAGCcatcgggatgtgtgcggcacaacccaacggctggatgGCCTCCGGGCACTCTCTTGGGTGCCGGGCTCCTGGAGAGAGCTCAatcctagggatgtaaatggataatcgaatccgaatccgaattcgcatccgtattcgctAGTAGGgcatccgtatttgtttagagataaccggaaaataatccgaatactccgattaaaatccgtccgaaaaaaaaccgaatacttaataataaaaattaagtaaataatgatttcaagggtttttgaagattaaacaagttctagaatatgatgaaaagagaatcatgtgatctaagagatatggattgagagtgaattgtatccgccaGGGGAGTGAAGGTCCAAGTTACACAAGgcgagatgtaaacggatggtcgaaaaccaatccgatccgcatccgaatccgtttagaggtatccgtattcacTGGGAATATccgctccgatcacatccgatccgtatccgatccgaatccgatccgtttacatccctaccaaTCCTAGAGTGTCAACACGGCAAAGAGATCACCGCCCGATCGATCGTGTATCCTTGCACCAATAGGGGGACTAACAAGAGCACGAACAGGGACATCAACATAGATGGATTTTTTGATTTTACAACGAGCATGATGGTAAATTAGCATGCTTCTATATCTGGGCATAGGAACCACACGATTAGGCAACAATCTTTTCCCCAATCTAATATTACAACTAATATTTATATACCAATTCAATCagtcaaaaattttaaaagatagaaattaattatcttttttttttttttaaagtgggGGTGGTGGGAGAGGATCCTAGACTAGATGAAGAACAAGAAATCTCGAACTCGAAATCTCCTAGGACTAGACACTTCTGTACTAACCTCAAGCCAGCTGCACTAGCAGTTGTCCTCATTTAATTATCTTATATTGATTTAGCATACAAGTTGGATTTGAAAGACAGCTTTTTTGCTGCTTATGAAGGTGGTAGCTAAGGTGGAGGTGTTATGGTTTTACCTAAATCAATTATTCTCACTAATGTATGTACAAAGCCTATATGAGCATGGCCCAATTTTGCTAGGATGACAACTTTTGCATCCCTACATGTGCTTAAAGTGATAGAGACACTCCCTACTGTCCGGGAGTgccacactcccatgtgtctatatttcttctcttcaaaaCAAAGGGatagatgtgtcttttcatatggagagtagagagatagactcatggaagtgctggcgtaggccacactctcggatagagttctttttccgtAATTAGAAATAATGATTATTGTACCAGGGTTTAAAAAATCGGAATCGATCGCGATCAATCTTGATTCTTATTGATTCGAATCTAAATCTAAGAAGGATTTTTAGAGTTTGAATCGATTTCGATCGATTACGActaaattgaaatcaaaattgagGTTGATCCCATTGCCAATTCTGCTTACTAGAACCTTGTCTTGCAACCAATGGTGTCAAAAGGTTAATTTCGGACTTAACTCAGAATGTGCATTTTAGGTTGTGTACTAATACTTTTAGTATAGGCTTAGCGCAGAACTTGGCCAAGAATGCATGTATAGACTaatgttttaaatattttttgttctcataataattttaaaaaaataaaagaggttaATTTAGAAAGATTATTGCTTGCAGATAACTTCCTTTCAAGGAGTAAGGTTGTTTAGATGAACTGGTTGGTGAcccataggggtgtcaatgggcggTTTTGGTTCGGGCTTtttggtttcggtgtgacttttatagaaaccgaaaccaaaccattaagaaatgttcgatTTCGGTGTGGTTTCTGTTTCGGTgaggtttggtttcgtgtcggtttcgatttatgataatgggttgatatcgatttggattcggtttggtaccggttttatataactagtaaggt encodes:
- the LOC122638619 gene encoding uncharacterized protein LOC122638619; the encoded protein is MTSHHPAELDSGAADSVTSSPRSDHELHPHVRFMCSFGGRILPRPHDNQLRYVGGDTRIVAVHRTTRSSALLSKLSKLSGSNEITIKYQLPNEELDALITVSTDDDVENMMEEYDRLTQGSNSKTARLRLFLFPVNGSVSSASSISSIIDGQSKRVREHWFFDALNGGGGVSATPSLERGRSEVSSVVSEVPDYLFGFDNSDEPKPKTRPTLTENVSFSDPGSPAYGSTSSQPCVPSISDLPPVKTKLEDPNHVSDSKESQIDGFRETGDQPVSRQTGYMDNTTWQYFPASHFPGPAVQPMQVYYMPGPVPPCKVPSAAVPVPANYVQRFPMGFAHPVHGVGQVYAGGVKAVTAMEPYDQYPPGGVVPEPQAYYAARNPGMIPSYPAAGAELQGSGTETIIGRVSQPQ